The Microbacterium sp. LWH7-1.2 genome window below encodes:
- a CDS encoding hemerythrin domain-containing protein, producing MPDGQEPGCDTSGLILVHRIFRWLYRELPQLVRGVPPGDVERAAVVGRYAHLDFYALHMHHHTEDVALWDKLVSRDPGCALHVDQMRAQHAEVASQLARIEPQLDPWLRTADAGLRDAFARDIEHLRDTLLVHLGQEEDDILPVAGAVLSQQEWDWMEEHTRAELMAHRKELGKDIMSLQLGLLVASVPEGERDEWMRANVPAPIRLLYLLLMKRQYDRAMRELYPDRPVPAMV from the coding sequence ATGCCAGACGGGCAGGAACCCGGATGCGACACGTCGGGACTGATCCTCGTGCACAGGATCTTCCGCTGGCTCTACCGAGAGCTGCCGCAGCTCGTCCGCGGTGTCCCGCCGGGCGACGTCGAGCGCGCCGCCGTCGTCGGCCGGTATGCGCACCTCGACTTCTACGCGCTGCACATGCACCACCACACCGAGGACGTCGCGCTGTGGGACAAGCTGGTCTCGCGGGACCCGGGCTGCGCGCTGCACGTCGACCAGATGCGTGCCCAGCACGCTGAGGTCGCCTCCCAGCTCGCCCGGATCGAGCCGCAGCTCGACCCCTGGCTCCGGACCGCGGATGCCGGGCTCCGCGATGCCTTCGCCCGCGACATCGAGCATCTCCGCGACACGCTCCTGGTGCACCTGGGGCAGGAGGAGGACGACATCCTCCCGGTGGCAGGCGCCGTCCTCTCCCAGCAGGAGTGGGACTGGATGGAGGAGCACACGCGCGCGGAGCTCATGGCGCACCGCAAGGAGCTGGGGAAGGACATCATGTCCCTGCAGCTCGGTCTGCTGGTCGCGAGCGTGCCCGAGGGCGAGCGCGACGAGTGGATGCGCGCGAACGTGCCCGCGCCCATCCGGCTGCTGTATCTGCTGCTCATGAAGCGGCAGTACGACCGCGCGATGCGGGAGCTCTACCCCGATCGCCCCGTGCCGGCCATGGTGTGA
- a CDS encoding VanZ family protein, protein MEEQILLGVLAITLGLVVGVLLFVPFVALSYRRRGGFGVGRFLMWGAALVYAMAIWIYTLLPLPDPDTIACAGVNIDVTAIADDLRGAVVRRGSGFAADPAVLQLLLNVLLFVPLGFFLRVLGGRGVITALVVGVALSGFVEITQLTGVWGLYPCAYRVFDVDDLLTNTLGAVLGSLLALAVPRRHRGSPRLPDADQPQPVTRGRRLLGMLCDGLAAWVLSLSVVVAVQLLLYLLGADAAVRDGSAASLVGSAVPIVVWLVVTLATGGTIGDHAVQLRFTGGPLPVGLARFLRFAAGIGGYLLLNALPGAWAFVASVFAVVSVLLAFTTTGRRGLPGLASGQRLSDARELDEPAGEAAGAADAPPE, encoded by the coding sequence GTGGAAGAGCAGATCCTCCTGGGTGTGCTCGCGATCACGCTCGGGCTGGTCGTGGGGGTGCTGCTCTTCGTCCCGTTCGTCGCGCTCAGCTACCGCCGTCGGGGCGGATTCGGCGTCGGGCGCTTCTTGATGTGGGGCGCCGCGCTCGTCTATGCGATGGCCATCTGGATCTACACGCTCCTGCCCCTGCCCGACCCCGACACCATCGCCTGTGCGGGCGTGAACATCGACGTGACCGCGATCGCCGACGACCTGCGCGGCGCCGTCGTGCGTCGCGGGAGCGGCTTCGCGGCCGACCCGGCGGTGCTGCAGCTGCTGCTCAACGTCCTGCTGTTCGTGCCGCTCGGATTCTTCCTGCGCGTTCTGGGCGGGCGCGGGGTGATCACGGCGCTCGTCGTGGGCGTCGCGCTGTCGGGCTTCGTCGAGATCACCCAGCTCACCGGGGTCTGGGGCCTCTACCCCTGCGCCTACCGCGTGTTCGACGTCGACGACCTGCTCACGAACACCCTGGGCGCGGTGCTCGGCTCGCTGCTCGCGCTCGCCGTGCCGCGCCGCCATCGCGGGTCGCCCCGCCTCCCCGACGCGGACCAGCCGCAGCCGGTCACGCGCGGCCGGCGCCTTCTCGGCATGCTGTGCGACGGGCTCGCGGCCTGGGTGCTGAGCCTCAGCGTCGTGGTCGCGGTGCAGCTCCTGCTCTACCTGCTCGGCGCCGACGCGGCGGTGCGCGACGGCTCGGCGGCGAGCCTCGTCGGCTCCGCCGTGCCGATCGTCGTGTGGCTCGTCGTCACGCTCGCGACCGGCGGCACCATCGGCGACCACGCCGTGCAGCTGCGCTTCACCGGCGGCCCGCTCCCGGTGGGGCTCGCGCGCTTCCTGCGGTTCGCCGCCGGCATCGGCGGCTACCTCCTGCTCAACGCGCTTCCGGGCGCCTGGGCGTTCGTCGCGTCCGTCTTCGCGGTGGTCTCGGTCCTGCTGGCGTTCACGACGACCGGGCGTCGCGGCCTCCCGGGTCTCGCGTCGGGCCAACGGCTGTCCGACGCGAGGGAGCTGGACGAACCGGCGGGAGAAGCGGCCGGTGCGGCGGACGCGCCCCCGGAGTAG
- a CDS encoding APC family permease: MALPIFASDALSSVAYAPQELLLILLTGGLAFLAFAPWIAAAVIVLLIVVVISYRQLIKAYPSGGGDYEVARKNLGEVPGVIVASALLVDYVLTVAVSVASGVDNIISALPGLNPWRVELAVGFVILIVIVNLRGVREASRAFAIPTYIFIGSVGVMIVVGLFQIATGNPPVASSAQYEVQTESLTQAAVILLVLRAFSSGCSALTGVEAVSNGVQAFRQPKVRNAQSTLAMMGGIAILLFAGLTAIALVSGVHYAENPCDLIGFDCSHPQPSLMAQVSSAVFGMSSIPFFIIQGATAVVLLLAANTAFNGFPLLGSVLARDGYAPKALNTRGDRLVYSNGMIILGLVAIGVLIVYQANLTNLIQLYIIGVFVSFTIGQIGMIRHWIRGIRGISGLPADTRRSASTRTELFGLRKGLVINSLGATMTASVLVIVTITKFTHGAWLVFLAIPILSFLMVGVHRYYRDVDHEIAMDDHLHFGSTGDVALILVNKLQKPVVKAVDYALAAKHDKTFAVHVSVTKEDAAALEAEWREHRMPIPLKIIESPYRIYASPIAEFVKKYREEHGSAVVTVYLPQYIVGHWWESLLHNRRARRIAQQLMLVHGVSITLVPWLLDSSELIYGRRSRSLPGDDRAGRITAPEVHRVGRRAIRPAGPPEKAEAAEPSITTKP, translated from the coding sequence ATGGCGCTGCCCATCTTCGCCTCCGACGCGCTCTCGTCGGTGGCCTACGCCCCGCAGGAGCTGCTGCTGATCCTTCTCACCGGAGGCCTCGCGTTCCTCGCGTTCGCCCCCTGGATCGCCGCCGCGGTCATCGTGCTGCTCATCGTCGTGGTGATCAGCTACCGGCAGCTCATCAAGGCCTACCCCTCGGGCGGCGGCGACTACGAGGTGGCGCGGAAGAACCTCGGCGAGGTCCCCGGTGTCATCGTCGCGTCAGCCCTGCTGGTGGACTACGTGCTCACGGTGGCGGTCTCCGTCGCGTCCGGCGTCGACAACATCATCTCGGCGCTTCCGGGCCTCAACCCCTGGCGGGTCGAGCTGGCAGTGGGCTTCGTCATCCTCATCGTCATCGTCAACCTCCGCGGCGTCCGCGAGGCGTCCCGCGCGTTCGCGATCCCGACGTACATCTTCATCGGCTCGGTCGGCGTCATGATCGTCGTGGGACTCTTCCAGATCGCCACCGGCAACCCGCCCGTCGCCTCCAGCGCGCAGTACGAGGTGCAGACGGAGAGCCTCACGCAGGCCGCCGTCATCCTGCTCGTGCTGCGCGCGTTCTCGAGCGGCTGCTCGGCCCTCACCGGCGTCGAGGCCGTCTCGAACGGCGTGCAGGCGTTCCGCCAGCCGAAGGTTCGCAACGCCCAGTCGACCCTCGCCATGATGGGCGGCATCGCGATCCTGCTGTTCGCGGGGCTCACGGCGATCGCACTCGTCTCCGGCGTGCATTACGCCGAGAACCCCTGCGACCTCATCGGCTTCGACTGCTCCCACCCGCAGCCGAGTCTCATGGCGCAGGTGTCTTCGGCGGTGTTCGGCATGAGCTCGATCCCGTTCTTCATCATCCAGGGGGCGACTGCGGTGGTGCTGCTGCTGGCAGCCAACACGGCCTTCAACGGGTTCCCCCTGCTCGGCTCGGTGCTCGCGCGCGACGGCTACGCGCCGAAGGCGCTCAACACCCGCGGCGACCGCCTGGTGTACTCCAACGGCATGATCATCCTGGGCCTCGTCGCCATCGGCGTGCTGATCGTCTACCAGGCGAACCTCACGAACCTGATCCAGCTGTACATCATCGGCGTGTTCGTCTCGTTCACGATCGGGCAGATCGGCATGATCCGGCATTGGATCCGGGGGATCCGGGGCATCAGCGGTCTCCCGGCTGACACGCGCCGCAGCGCTTCGACGCGCACAGAACTATTCGGGCTGCGCAAGGGGCTCGTGATCAATTCGCTCGGCGCCACGATGACGGCATCCGTCCTCGTCATCGTGACCATCACGAAATTCACGCATGGCGCATGGCTCGTGTTCCTCGCGATCCCGATCCTGTCGTTCCTCATGGTGGGCGTGCACCGGTACTACCGCGACGTCGACCACGAGATCGCGATGGACGACCACCTCCACTTCGGCTCGACCGGCGACGTCGCCCTCATCCTCGTCAACAAGCTGCAGAAGCCCGTCGTGAAGGCGGTCGACTACGCCCTCGCGGCCAAGCACGACAAGACCTTCGCGGTGCACGTCTCCGTGACCAAGGAGGATGCGGCCGCCCTCGAGGCGGAATGGCGGGAGCACCGTATGCCGATTCCACTCAAGATCATCGAGTCGCCGTACCGCATCTACGCGAGCCCCATCGCGGAGTTCGTGAAGAAGTACCGCGAGGAGCACGGGTCCGCGGTGGTCACCGTCTACCTGCCGCAGTACATCGTCGGCCACTGGTGGGAGTCGCTCCTGCACAACCGGCGCGCCCGCCGCATCGCGCAGCAGCTCATGCTCGTGCACGGCGTCTCGATCACGCTCGTGCCCTGGCTGCTCGACTCGTCGGAGCTCATCTACGGGCGCCGCTCGCGCTCCCTGCCCGGCGACGACCGCGCCGGACGCATCACGGCCCCGGAGGTCCATCGTGTCGGCCGCCGCGCCATCCGGCCCGCAGGTCCGCCCGAGAAGGCGGAGGCCGCGGAGCCGTCGATCACGACCAAGCCCTGA
- a CDS encoding SufS family cysteine desulfurase, which yields MSSPAPAPSQAASLDAARLRADFPILGERVNGERLVYLDSGATSQKPQAVIDAEVDFLTRANSAVHRGAHTLAAEATELFEDARTTVAGFVGARPEQLVWTSGATTGLNLVAYAIGNASAGRGAPASSRFALRPGDEIVITETEHHANLIPWQELAARTGAALRHIPVQGDGTLDMAAAADIIGERTRIVAFTHVSNVLGIVNPVAELVALAQAAGATTVLDACQSAPHLPLDFPALGVDLAVFSGHKMLGPYGVGGLYGRADVLEALPPFLTGGSMITTVTLDEASYLPPPQRFEAGTQPVSQAIGLAAAARYLDGVGMEAVHAHEKALEARMGEGLRSIPGVRMLGDAPGAERVGLWAFDVDGVHAHDVGQFLDARGVAVRVGHHCAQPLHRRFGLTASVRASTQLYNTADDVDVFLDALSGVRAFFGAGA from the coding sequence GTGAGTTCTCCCGCACCCGCACCCTCCCAGGCCGCGTCTCTGGACGCCGCTCGACTGCGAGCCGACTTCCCGATCCTCGGCGAGCGCGTGAACGGCGAGCGGCTGGTCTATCTCGACTCGGGCGCGACGAGCCAGAAGCCGCAGGCCGTCATCGACGCCGAGGTCGACTTCCTCACGCGGGCGAACTCCGCCGTGCACCGCGGGGCGCACACGCTCGCCGCCGAGGCGACCGAGCTCTTCGAGGACGCCCGCACGACGGTCGCCGGCTTCGTCGGCGCGCGCCCCGAGCAGCTGGTGTGGACGAGCGGCGCGACCACCGGTCTCAACCTCGTCGCCTATGCGATCGGCAACGCGAGCGCCGGCCGCGGCGCACCCGCGAGCTCACGCTTCGCCCTGCGGCCCGGCGACGAGATCGTGATCACCGAGACCGAGCACCACGCCAACCTCATCCCGTGGCAGGAGCTGGCCGCCCGCACCGGCGCCGCGCTGCGCCATATCCCCGTCCAAGGCGACGGAACGCTCGACATGGCTGCCGCGGCCGACATCATCGGCGAGCGCACGCGCATCGTCGCGTTCACGCACGTCTCGAACGTGCTGGGCATCGTGAACCCGGTCGCCGAGCTCGTCGCACTCGCGCAGGCGGCCGGCGCGACGACGGTGCTCGACGCGTGCCAGTCCGCGCCGCACCTGCCGCTCGACTTCCCCGCGCTCGGCGTCGATCTCGCGGTGTTCTCGGGGCACAAGATGCTCGGTCCCTACGGCGTCGGCGGACTGTACGGGCGCGCCGACGTTCTCGAGGCCCTGCCGCCGTTCCTCACCGGCGGCTCGATGATCACCACCGTCACGCTCGACGAGGCGTCGTACCTGCCGCCGCCCCAGCGCTTCGAGGCGGGCACGCAGCCCGTGTCGCAGGCGATCGGACTCGCGGCCGCCGCGCGCTACCTCGACGGTGTCGGAATGGAAGCCGTGCACGCGCACGAGAAGGCGCTCGAGGCCCGCATGGGCGAGGGCCTGCGGTCGATCCCCGGCGTGCGCATGCTCGGCGACGCGCCCGGCGCGGAGCGCGTGGGGCTGTGGGCGTTCGACGTCGACGGCGTGCACGCGCACGACGTGGGCCAGTTCCTCGACGCGCGCGGCGTGGCCGTGCGCGTCGGCCACCACTGTGCGCAGCCGCTGCACCGCCGGTTCGGGCTCACCGCCTCGGTGCGCGCGTCGACCCAGCTCTACAACACGGCCGACGACGTCGACGTGTTCCTCGACGCCCTCTCGGGCGTGCGCGCGTTCTTCGGAGCCGGCGCATGA
- the sufU gene encoding Fe-S cluster assembly sulfur transfer protein SufU: protein MSGLESLYQELILDHSKRPHGKGLAAEAAAEGVAHSQRVATSFQRNPICGDEITLRVRLSDDGTTVDEVTWDGAGCSISQASASMLAALIEEEERMPRAEASALIEGFREALRSRGEIALDEEVFGDAAALSGVSKFTARVKCAMLAWVAFEDAASRA, encoded by the coding sequence ATGAGCGGCCTCGAATCGCTCTACCAGGAACTCATCCTCGACCATTCCAAGCGCCCGCACGGCAAGGGCCTCGCCGCCGAGGCCGCCGCCGAAGGCGTTGCTCATAGCCAGCGGGTCGCCACGTCGTTCCAGCGCAACCCGATCTGCGGCGACGAGATCACCCTCCGCGTGCGCCTGTCCGACGACGGCACGACCGTCGACGAGGTCACCTGGGACGGGGCGGGGTGCTCCATTTCGCAGGCGTCGGCGTCCATGCTCGCCGCGCTGATCGAGGAGGAGGAACGGATGCCGCGGGCCGAGGCATCCGCTCTCATCGAAGGCTTCCGTGAAGCGCTGCGCTCACGTGGCGAGATCGCGCTGGATGAAGAGGTCTTCGGCGACGCTGCGGCCCTCTCGGGCGTCTCGAAGTTCACCGCGCGCGTGAAGTGCGCGATGCTCGCCTGGGTCGCGTTCGAGGACGCCGCCTCCCGCGCGTAG
- a CDS encoding DUF4097 family beta strand repeat-containing protein, translating into MPTFPVSGPAAVRIELQMGRIDVVAERRRDLSVDVAPANPHRAGDRSAADAVRVTQAGSDLRIVGPVRFNLFGSGDSVDVSVRIPTGSDVSLALKYGSIRVAGVVGTARIALDYGDATLERTGRADLGLGHGELRVEHVRGDADVDIKSGRARIGIVDGALRLKGSDAGIDVGSVSGVADIATSSGVVHLGDPGPALTVRSAYGPVRIGDLNGGTARVEASYGAVDLGIRSGTAAWLDVSSRHGVVRNELAAAAGPVEGEASVELYARAGYGDITVHRTHPVAGGD; encoded by the coding sequence ATGCCGACGTTCCCGGTGTCGGGTCCGGCGGCCGTGCGCATCGAACTGCAGATGGGCCGCATCGACGTCGTCGCCGAGCGCCGCCGCGACCTGTCCGTCGACGTCGCGCCCGCGAATCCGCATCGCGCGGGCGACCGCAGCGCGGCCGACGCCGTGCGCGTCACGCAGGCGGGGTCCGACCTGCGCATCGTCGGCCCGGTGCGGTTCAACCTCTTCGGGTCGGGCGACTCGGTCGACGTGTCGGTGCGCATCCCCACCGGTTCGGACGTCTCGCTCGCGCTCAAGTACGGCTCGATCCGCGTCGCAGGCGTCGTCGGCACCGCGCGCATCGCGCTGGACTACGGCGACGCCACCCTCGAGCGCACCGGCCGCGCCGATCTCGGCCTCGGCCACGGCGAGCTGCGCGTCGAGCACGTGCGCGGCGACGCCGATGTGGACATCAAATCCGGCCGTGCTCGCATCGGCATCGTCGACGGAGCCCTGCGCCTCAAGGGATCGGACGCCGGCATCGACGTCGGCTCCGTCTCGGGCGTCGCCGATATCGCGACGTCGAGCGGCGTCGTGCACCTGGGCGATCCCGGTCCCGCACTCACCGTTCGTTCGGCCTATGGCCCGGTGCGCATCGGCGACCTCAACGGCGGCACCGCGAGGGTGGAGGCGTCGTACGGGGCCGTCGACCTCGGCATCCGCTCAGGCACGGCCGCCTGGCTCGATGTGTCGAGCCGGCACGGCGTGGTCCGCAACGAGCTGGCGGCGGCCGCCGGTCCCGTCGAGGGGGAGGCATCGGTCGAGCTCTACGCGCGCGCCGGATACGGCGACATCACCGTGCACCGCACGCATCCGGTCGCGGGCGGGGATTGA
- a CDS encoding toxin-antitoxin system HicB family antitoxin, translated as MQITTHVEELQRQLAAAAAPETAEVVARLAAALEPAARLAILEALSEAVGEITRELAPGSVDLRLRGREVDFVVARHEPESAVEAASNPSGPVVLAGAASDDPDDATARTTLRLPDSLKARAEAAAAAEGLSLNMWLVRAVAAAVEPAPPPARGSSSAYTGWVR; from the coding sequence ATGCAGATCACCACGCATGTCGAGGAGCTTCAGCGCCAGCTCGCCGCGGCCGCGGCCCCCGAGACCGCCGAGGTGGTCGCTCGCCTCGCGGCGGCGCTGGAACCCGCGGCGCGGCTCGCGATCCTCGAGGCGCTGTCCGAGGCGGTAGGGGAGATCACGCGAGAGCTGGCGCCGGGGTCGGTGGACCTGCGTCTGCGCGGACGCGAGGTCGACTTCGTCGTCGCGCGCCACGAACCCGAGTCGGCGGTCGAGGCTGCCAGCAACCCCAGCGGTCCGGTCGTGCTCGCGGGCGCAGCATCCGACGATCCTGACGATGCCACCGCCCGCACCACGCTGCGCCTGCCCGACTCGCTCAAGGCACGTGCAGAGGCGGCGGCCGCAGCCGAGGGGCTCTCGCTCAACATGTGGCTCGTGCGCGCCGTCGCCGCCGCCGTCGAGCCCGCACCCCCGCCGGCCCGCGGCTCGAGCTCCGCGTACACAGGCTGGGTGCGCTGA
- a CDS encoding potassium-transporting ATPase subunit F, with protein sequence MIVFSLVGAVLGLAAIVYLVVALVKPEKF encoded by the coding sequence GTGATCGTCTTCTCGCTCGTCGGGGCCGTCCTCGGCCTCGCCGCGATCGTCTACCTCGTCGTCGCCCTCGTGAAGCCGGAGAAGTTCTGA
- the kdpA gene encoding potassium-transporting ATPase subunit KdpA, producing the protein MDATTVWAGILQIAMVILILGLLYRPLGDWIAHIYTSGKDWRVERVGYRLVGVDPKSEQTWQAYARGVLAFSLMGVLFVYALQRFQAVLPYSLGLPPVPEGLAFNTAVSFVTNTNWQSYSPELTLGYTVQLAGLAVQNFVSAAVGIAVAVALVRGFARRGSLTIGNFWVDLTRGVVRLLLPLSILAAIALIIAGVVQNFNGFVEVGTVSGGTQLLPGGPVASQEAIKELGTNGGGFFNANSAHPFENPTPWTSVLEILLLLAIPVAMPRAFGKMVGDNRQGYAILAVMASIAVVSIAAVTWLESIGLGTAPQLAGAAMEGKEVRYGIWGSTLFAGATTLTSTGAVNSMHDSYTALGGMIPMINMMLGEIAPGGVGSGLYGMLVLAVIAVFVGGLLVGRTPEYLGKKIGPTQIKLASLYILVTPALVLAGTALSFGIPAIRSDVESTSIWNPGVHGLGEVLYAFTSASNNNGSAFAGLTANTPWLNTALGVAMLLGRFIPIVLVLALAGSLAAQTPVPSTAGTLPTYRPQFVGLLAVVAVVITALTYFPVLTLGPLAEGLV; encoded by the coding sequence ATGGACGCCACCACCGTGTGGGCCGGCATCCTGCAGATCGCGATGGTCATCCTGATCCTCGGGCTGCTCTACCGCCCGCTCGGCGACTGGATCGCCCACATCTACACCTCAGGCAAGGACTGGCGCGTCGAGCGCGTCGGCTACCGTCTCGTCGGCGTCGACCCGAAGTCGGAGCAGACCTGGCAGGCGTACGCCAGAGGCGTGCTGGCGTTCTCGCTCATGGGCGTGCTGTTCGTGTACGCGCTGCAGCGCTTCCAAGCGGTGCTCCCGTACTCGCTGGGGCTTCCCCCGGTGCCCGAGGGCCTGGCGTTCAACACCGCCGTCTCGTTCGTGACGAACACCAACTGGCAGTCCTACTCACCCGAGCTCACGCTGGGCTACACCGTTCAGCTGGCCGGGCTCGCCGTGCAGAACTTCGTGTCGGCCGCCGTCGGCATCGCCGTCGCCGTCGCCCTCGTGCGCGGATTCGCCCGCCGCGGCTCGCTGACGATCGGGAACTTCTGGGTGGACCTCACGCGCGGCGTCGTCCGGCTCCTGCTGCCCCTGTCGATCCTCGCCGCGATCGCGCTGATCATCGCTGGCGTGGTGCAGAACTTCAACGGGTTCGTGGAGGTCGGCACGGTGTCCGGCGGAACCCAGCTGCTCCCGGGCGGCCCGGTCGCCTCCCAGGAGGCGATCAAGGAGCTCGGCACCAACGGCGGGGGATTCTTCAACGCGAACTCCGCACACCCGTTCGAGAACCCGACACCCTGGACCAGCGTGCTCGAGATCCTGCTGCTCCTCGCGATCCCCGTGGCCATGCCGCGCGCGTTCGGCAAGATGGTCGGCGACAACCGCCAGGGCTACGCGATCCTCGCCGTCATGGCGTCTATCGCCGTGGTCTCGATCGCCGCCGTCACCTGGCTCGAGTCGATCGGCCTCGGCACCGCGCCGCAGCTCGCCGGCGCCGCGATGGAGGGCAAGGAGGTGCGATACGGCATTTGGGGCTCCACGCTCTTCGCCGGCGCGACCACCCTCACCTCGACCGGCGCCGTGAACTCGATGCACGACTCGTACACCGCGCTGGGCGGCATGATCCCGATGATCAACATGATGCTCGGCGAGATCGCGCCGGGCGGCGTCGGGTCGGGCCTGTACGGCATGCTCGTGCTCGCCGTGATCGCGGTGTTCGTCGGCGGGCTCCTCGTCGGCCGCACGCCCGAGTACCTCGGCAAGAAGATCGGGCCGACCCAGATCAAGCTCGCGAGCCTGTACATCCTCGTGACGCCGGCACTCGTGCTCGCCGGCACGGCGCTGAGCTTCGGCATCCCGGCCATCCGGTCCGACGTGGAGTCGACCTCGATCTGGAACCCCGGCGTCCACGGCCTCGGCGAGGTGCTCTACGCCTTCACGTCGGCCTCGAACAACAACGGCTCCGCGTTCGCCGGGCTCACCGCGAACACGCCGTGGCTCAACACGGCGCTCGGCGTCGCGATGCTGCTCGGTCGGTTCATCCCGATCGTCCTGGTGCTCGCACTGGCCGGCTCGCTCGCCGCCCAGACGCCCGTGCCCTCGACGGCCGGCACGCTGCCCACCTACCGCCCGCAGTTCGTCGGCCTGCTCGCCGTCGTCGCCGTCGTCATCACCGCACTCACCTATTTCCCCGTTCTCACGCTGGGTCCCCTGGCGGAAGGGCTCGTCTGA